From a single Bacillus sp. NEB1478 genomic region:
- a CDS encoding pyruvate, water dikinase regulatory protein — MTGRPIVYIISDSVGETAELVVKAAASQFNSNGIEIKRVPYVEDKETIDEVISLAKDHNGIIAYTLVIPEVSKYVAQQAARYGIPTVDIMGPMMNQLQSWLNQVPRYEPGVVHKLDDEYFRKVEAIEFAVKYDDGRDPRGILKADVVLIGVSRTSKTPLSQYLAHKRLKVANVPIVPEVEPPEELFKVSPKKCFGLRISPEKLNDIRRERLKALGLDSEANYANMERIKQELVYFNKIVDRIGCRVVEVSNKAVEESANVIYNLFQGKSYK, encoded by the coding sequence ATGACAGGACGTCCAATCGTATATATCATATCAGATTCAGTTGGAGAAACGGCTGAATTAGTTGTTAAAGCAGCGGCAAGTCAGTTTAATTCAAACGGTATTGAAATTAAGAGGGTTCCCTACGTTGAAGATAAAGAAACAATCGATGAAGTAATCTCTTTGGCAAAAGATCATAATGGGATAATTGCATACACACTTGTTATTCCAGAAGTGAGCAAATACGTGGCTCAGCAAGCTGCCCGTTACGGAATTCCAACGGTCGATATAATGGGACCAATGATGAATCAGCTGCAATCATGGCTAAATCAAGTACCTCGATATGAGCCTGGTGTTGTTCATAAGCTGGATGATGAATATTTTAGAAAAGTAGAGGCTATTGAATTTGCAGTAAAATATGATGATGGCAGAGATCCTCGTGGCATTTTAAAGGCAGATGTTGTTCTTATTGGAGTTTCAAGAACGTCCAAAACGCCGCTTTCTCAATATTTAGCACATAAACGTCTAAAAGTAGCTAATGTACCGATCGTTCCCGAGGTTGAGCCGCCAGAAGAATTGTTTAAAGTCTCACCAAAGAAATGTTTCGGCTTAAGAATCAGTCCGGAAAAATTGAACGATATAAGGCGAGAACGGTTAAAAGCACTTGGTTTAGACTCTGAAGCCAATTACGCCAACATGGAAAGAATTAAGCAGGAATTGGTTTATTTTAATAAAATAGTAGATCGAATCGGCTGCAGAGTAGTTGAAGTATCTAATAAAGCCGTTGAGGAATCAGCAAACGTAATCTATAATCTTTTTCAAGGTAAATCTTATAAATAG
- a CDS encoding DUF188 domain-containing protein: MTGKVEHMIMKKFNVYIDADACPVLIKDVIHNCSKEFHFEPIFVTSFAHASHSDQPGKWILVDARPEEVDMYIHNHSKKNDIVVTQDHALASLLLPKGVYVVTPRGKHFQEDEMERVLHERYLSAKARRSGVHSKGPAKFTKEDAERFSTVFCEILSNVEGK, from the coding sequence ATGACAGGAAAAGTAGAACATATGATTATGAAAAAATTTAATGTTTACATTGATGCAGATGCTTGCCCCGTGTTAATAAAAGATGTGATTCATAATTGTTCAAAAGAATTCCATTTTGAACCCATCTTTGTTACTTCTTTTGCTCATGCGAGTCATTCTGATCAACCAGGCAAATGGATACTGGTTGATGCAAGACCAGAAGAAGTGGATATGTACATACATAATCATTCAAAGAAAAATGATATTGTGGTTACACAAGATCATGCTTTGGCAAGTTTACTTTTGCCAAAAGGGGTTTATGTTGTTACTCCTAGAGGGAAACACTTTCAAGAGGATGAAATGGAGCGAGTGCTTCATGAACGTTATCTTTCAGCTAAAGCGAGACGTTCAGGTGTCCATTCGAAAGGTCCTGCAAAATTCACGAAGGAGGATGCGGAAAGATTCTCTACAGTTTTTTGCGAAATCCTGTCGAATGTTGAAGGAAAATAA
- the dnaG gene encoding DNA primase translates to MERIPEDLIEKIRSANDIVDVISDYVPLKKQGRNYFGLCPFHGEKSPSFSVSPDKQIYHCFGCGAGGNVYSFLMNIEGYSFIEAISHLGKKSAIELPQINQQNYSVKGTDEKRTMAEIHELLAKLYHHCLLHTKQGRPALDYLEKRGFTRESIERFQIGFAPDSWETASRFIEKRELDISSAEKAGLIGKRQSDGKPYDRFRNRIMFPIWDRTGTVVAFGGRVLDANDEPKYLNSPESKIFHKGKTLYGLNLSRSEMRQKQHAVIFEGYVDTISAFRAGVTNGVATLGTSLTEDHAAILRRNVQSVTICYDSDRAGVEAAFRASEILVKQGCTVKISQMPDGMDPDDYINKYGDESFLKDIIGASLTVMAFKIQYYRRGKNLRDEGERMIYIEEIINEIARLPKAVERDHYLRQIASEFNLSLDALKQQQTQTFKQQQRSKDNSPKKRDNNFRIQTLLQKSLLPRNLNAERIVLAHMLKSEESAFLIQEKLGNGFNVEEHNAIAAYLYAFYEEGNKPNVGLVMQRIDDDKLRKLASELAMLTISDELNEHELADYIRIISSYPLLREIQEKERQQQSAMQRNEIKLAAQIAQEIMRMKRSLK, encoded by the coding sequence ATGGAACGGATTCCAGAAGATTTAATAGAAAAGATCAGGTCTGCCAATGATATTGTGGACGTGATAAGTGATTATGTTCCTCTTAAGAAACAAGGCAGAAATTATTTTGGATTATGTCCATTTCATGGGGAGAAATCACCATCATTTTCTGTCTCACCCGACAAACAGATCTATCACTGTTTCGGTTGCGGAGCTGGAGGAAATGTTTATTCTTTTTTAATGAACATTGAAGGATATTCCTTTATTGAGGCTATATCTCATTTAGGAAAGAAAAGCGCTATTGAACTGCCTCAAATCAATCAGCAAAATTACTCCGTTAAAGGTACTGATGAAAAAAGAACAATGGCCGAGATTCATGAATTATTGGCTAAATTGTACCATCATTGTTTACTCCACACCAAACAGGGAAGACCAGCATTAGATTATCTTGAAAAACGAGGATTCACACGAGAATCCATTGAACGATTTCAGATAGGATTTGCACCCGATTCCTGGGAAACAGCATCACGCTTTATCGAAAAACGAGAGTTAGATATTTCATCTGCTGAAAAAGCAGGTCTGATTGGTAAACGTCAATCAGACGGAAAACCATATGATCGATTTCGAAATAGGATCATGTTTCCAATCTGGGATCGTACGGGGACTGTAGTTGCTTTTGGTGGCAGGGTTTTAGATGCCAATGATGAACCAAAGTATTTGAACAGTCCAGAATCAAAGATTTTCCATAAAGGTAAGACACTTTATGGATTGAATCTTTCACGGTCCGAAATGAGGCAGAAGCAGCATGCTGTTATATTCGAAGGCTATGTTGACACTATTTCTGCATTCAGAGCTGGCGTAACGAATGGAGTAGCAACTTTAGGTACATCTTTAACAGAAGATCACGCTGCCATTTTGAGGAGAAATGTTCAATCTGTCACAATCTGCTACGATTCTGACAGAGCAGGTGTAGAAGCAGCTTTTCGAGCATCTGAAATATTGGTAAAGCAAGGCTGCACGGTGAAAATATCTCAAATGCCAGATGGGATGGATCCTGATGACTATATCAATAAGTATGGGGACGAATCGTTTCTAAAAGATATAATAGGGGCTAGTCTAACAGTAATGGCGTTTAAAATACAATATTATAGACGTGGTAAAAATCTTCGAGATGAAGGAGAACGAATGATCTACATCGAAGAGATTATCAATGAGATTGCCCGTCTTCCAAAAGCAGTTGAAAGAGATCACTATCTCCGGCAAATTGCTTCAGAATTTAATTTGTCGTTAGATGCATTAAAGCAGCAGCAAACACAGACTTTCAAGCAACAGCAAAGGTCAAAGGATAACAGCCCAAAAAAGCGGGATAATAATTTTAGAATACAAACACTTTTGCAGAAGTCTTTATTGCCGAGAAATTTGAATGCAGAACGAATTGTTCTTGCACACATGCTTAAAAGTGAAGAATCAGCATTTCTAATTCAAGAAAAGCTGGGAAATGGCTTTAATGTGGAAGAACATAATGCAATCGCTGCATATTTGTACGCCTTTTATGAAGAAGGAAATAAACCCAATGTAGGGTTAGTCATGCAGCGGATTGATGACGACAAATTAAGAAAACTTGCATCAGAATTAGCAATGCTCACGATCAGTGATGAACTTAATGAACACGAGCTTGCTGATTATATTCGAATTATTTCAAGCTATCCTTTATTGCGTGAAATACAAGAAAAAGAGAGACAGCAGCAAAGCGCAATGCAAAGGAACGAAATAAAACTGGCAGCCCAAATTGCCCAAGAAATTATGAGAATGAAACGATCTCTTAAATAA
- the rpoD gene encoding RNA polymerase sigma factor RpoD, which yields MAEKPNRQGTEGELTIDQVKEQLVEAGKKRGQLTYTEITGKLAPFEQDSDQMDEFYHYLEEQGIEVAEASDESDDDEDPKFEMEKDEEEFDLNDLSVPPGVKINDPVRMYLKEIGRVDLLSADEEIELAKRIEDGDEEAKRRLAEANLRLVVSIAKRYVGRGMLFLDLIQEGNMGLIKAVEKFDYDKGFKFSTYATWWIRQAITRAIADQARTIRIPVHMVETINKLIRVQRQLLQDLGREPSPEEIGAEMELTPEKVREILKIAQEPVSLETPIGEEDDSHLGDFIEDQDALAPSEAAAYELLKEQLEDVLDTLTDREENVLRLRFGLDDGRTRTLEEVGKVFGVTRERIRQIEAKALRKLRHPSRSKRLKDFLE from the coding sequence ATGGCTGAAAAACCAAACCGTCAAGGGACGGAAGGCGAATTGACCATCGATCAAGTAAAAGAGCAGTTAGTTGAAGCAGGTAAAAAGCGAGGTCAGCTAACATATACAGAAATTACAGGGAAACTAGCACCATTTGAACAAGATTCTGATCAAATGGATGAATTCTATCATTATCTTGAAGAACAAGGTATAGAAGTAGCTGAAGCTTCAGATGAAAGTGATGATGATGAAGATCCAAAGTTCGAAATGGAGAAAGACGAGGAAGAATTCGATCTTAATGATTTAAGTGTTCCTCCTGGAGTGAAAATAAATGACCCTGTACGTATGTATTTGAAAGAAATTGGCCGTGTTGACCTTCTTTCTGCCGATGAGGAAATCGAATTGGCGAAAAGAATTGAAGACGGGGACGAAGAAGCAAAACGCCGGCTTGCAGAAGCAAACTTGCGACTCGTTGTAAGTATTGCAAAACGATATGTAGGTCGCGGTATGCTGTTTCTCGATCTCATTCAAGAAGGTAACATGGGATTAATTAAAGCTGTTGAAAAGTTTGACTATGATAAAGGTTTTAAATTTAGTACGTATGCTACTTGGTGGATTCGTCAAGCGATTACCCGTGCAATTGCTGACCAAGCTCGTACGATTCGTATTCCTGTCCATATGGTTGAAACGATCAACAAATTAATCCGCGTACAGCGTCAGCTTCTTCAAGATTTGGGCCGTGAACCTTCACCTGAGGAAATCGGGGCAGAAATGGAATTAACTCCTGAAAAGGTTCGTGAAATATTAAAAATTGCTCAAGAGCCTGTATCACTGGAAACGCCTATTGGTGAAGAAGATGATTCCCATCTTGGTGACTTTATTGAAGATCAGGATGCACTTGCTCCTTCTGAAGCAGCGGCGTATGAGCTATTAAAAGAACAACTTGAAGATGTACTGGACACACTGACTGATCGTGAAGAAAACGTCCTACGATTACGTTTTGGACTTGATGATGGCCGAACTCGTACCCTAGAAGAAGTAGGAAAAGTTTTTGGTGTAACTCGAGAGCGTATCCGTCAGATTGAAGCAAAGGCACTTCGCAAACTGCGCCATCCTAGCAGAAGCAAAAGACTTAAGGATTTTCTAGAATAA
- a CDS encoding acyl-CoA dehydrogenase family protein, whose amino-acid sequence MNFTLTEEQLMIQKMMREFADEVVAPGAEARDKNKEFPLEIFQKLSKLGMMGLPFPEEYGGGGADTISFAIAVEELSRACGSTGITYSAHVSLGGAPLNLFGTHEQKEKYLTPICSGESFGAFGLTEPNAGSDAGGTETTAVLNNGEWSINGSKCYITNASYAKHLALTAVTNRNGDNKEISAIIVPTDAAGFRVIDNYEKMGLHSSNTTELFMEDVRVPEENLLGKRGDGFKQFLVTLDGGRIGIGAMAVGIAQAAYDKALSYAKERKQFGRSISKFQAIQFKLADMAMKIELARMMVYKAAWLKDQGKKFSKEASMAKLYASEACMQICSESVQIHGGNGYMRDYHVERYFRDAKLLEIGEGTSEIQRIVIAREIGC is encoded by the coding sequence ATGAATTTTACTTTAACAGAAGAGCAGCTAATGATTCAAAAAATGATGAGAGAATTTGCCGATGAAGTTGTTGCTCCAGGAGCAGAAGCAAGAGATAAGAATAAAGAATTTCCTTTAGAAATTTTTCAAAAACTTTCTAAATTAGGCATGATGGGATTACCGTTTCCAGAAGAATATGGAGGCGGGGGTGCAGACACGATCAGTTTTGCTATTGCTGTTGAAGAGTTAAGCAGGGCTTGCGGTTCAACAGGTATTACATATTCAGCTCACGTTTCTTTAGGCGGTGCACCTTTAAATTTATTTGGTACACATGAACAAAAAGAGAAATATCTTACTCCTATCTGTTCTGGGGAATCCTTTGGTGCATTCGGATTGACTGAGCCAAATGCCGGTTCAGACGCTGGAGGAACAGAAACGACAGCTGTACTGAATAATGGTGAGTGGTCAATTAACGGGAGTAAGTGCTATATCACGAATGCAAGTTATGCAAAGCATTTAGCTTTGACTGCGGTTACCAATAGAAATGGAGATAATAAGGAAATTTCCGCTATTATTGTTCCAACAGATGCTGCAGGATTTCGTGTAATTGATAATTATGAAAAAATGGGGCTGCATTCTTCAAATACAACTGAATTATTTATGGAAGATGTAAGAGTACCTGAAGAAAATTTATTAGGCAAGCGCGGAGACGGGTTTAAACAGTTCTTAGTCACATTAGACGGAGGAAGAATAGGTATTGGTGCCATGGCAGTTGGAATCGCACAGGCAGCTTATGATAAAGCCTTATCTTACGCAAAAGAACGTAAACAGTTTGGAAGATCTATTTCAAAATTCCAAGCGATTCAATTTAAACTTGCTGATATGGCCATGAAAATAGAACTTGCAAGAATGATGGTATATAAAGCAGCTTGGTTAAAAGACCAAGGAAAGAAGTTTTCAAAAGAAGCTTCCATGGCCAAATTGTATGCATCCGAAGCATGTATGCAAATTTGTTCAGAATCTGTACAAATACATGGCGGTAATGGATATATGAGAGATTACCATGTTGAGCGTTATTTTAGAGATGCCAAGCTGCTTGAAATTGGAGAAGGAACATCTGAAATTCAGAGAATCGTCATTGCAAGAGAGATTGGCTGCTAA
- a CDS encoding AMP-binding protein: MAELLQVTVGDCLKKQAEKNMAHEAIVYSKLGIRYTYQEFYELTSKVAKGLMAMGIEKGDHIAIWATNVPEWLLLQFGSARAGAVLVTVNTNYQEAELDYLLKQSDTKALFFIEEFRSTSYRKMVDSVKNRMDEFPLLKHFIHLDRKDDANYKCFDDILAMGESISDEELQNREGSLHYNDVINMQYTSGTTGFPKGVMLTHYNIVNNARQIAESMNLSYNDRLCIPVPFFHCFGCVLGVMAAVSIGATMVPVVQFDPKEVLETVQKEKCTGLHGVPTMFIAELNLPEFEKYDLRSLRTGIMAGSPCPIEVMKKVIEKMGMSEITIAYGQTESSPVITQTRTDDSIERKVETVGKKHTQVEAIVVDPVTNKEVKIGEQGELCTRGYHVMKGYYKMPEATAEAIDSEGWLHTGDLATVDEEGYFRITGRLKDMIIRGGENVYPREVEEFLYAHPAILDVQVIGVPDKKFGEKVAACIQLKKGYKVSAEELKTYCSGKISNFKIPEYYLFLDEYPMTASGKIQKYKLREQALEALTVSFS, translated from the coding sequence ATGGCTGAGTTGTTGCAGGTAACTGTTGGAGATTGTTTAAAAAAACAAGCTGAAAAAAACATGGCACATGAAGCGATTGTTTACAGTAAACTTGGAATTCGATACACCTATCAGGAGTTTTATGAGTTAACATCAAAAGTTGCAAAAGGTTTAATGGCAATGGGAATTGAAAAGGGGGATCATATTGCAATATGGGCAACGAATGTTCCAGAGTGGCTTCTATTGCAATTTGGTTCAGCACGAGCTGGAGCAGTATTAGTAACAGTAAATACCAACTATCAAGAGGCAGAATTGGATTATTTGCTAAAACAATCTGACACAAAAGCGTTGTTTTTTATTGAAGAATTTCGTTCAACATCTTATCGGAAAATGGTCGATAGCGTTAAGAATAGAATGGATGAGTTTCCTTTGCTCAAACATTTCATTCATCTTGACAGGAAAGATGATGCCAATTATAAATGCTTTGATGACATTCTTGCTATGGGTGAATCGATCAGCGATGAAGAACTGCAAAACAGAGAAGGTTCTCTTCATTATAATGATGTTATTAACATGCAATATACTTCTGGCACAACAGGATTTCCGAAAGGTGTTATGCTGACACATTATAATATAGTAAATAATGCAAGACAGATTGCTGAGAGTATGAATCTATCATACAATGACAGATTATGCATCCCAGTGCCTTTCTTTCATTGTTTCGGATGTGTACTTGGCGTGATGGCAGCTGTTTCTATAGGAGCAACAATGGTTCCAGTTGTTCAGTTTGATCCTAAGGAAGTATTAGAAACAGTTCAAAAAGAAAAATGCACAGGACTGCATGGTGTACCAACAATGTTTATTGCAGAGTTAAATCTTCCTGAATTTGAAAAGTATGATTTACGTTCACTCAGAACTGGAATAATGGCAGGTTCACCTTGTCCAATAGAAGTTATGAAAAAAGTTATCGAAAAAATGGGCATGTCAGAAATTACGATTGCCTATGGTCAAACTGAATCTTCCCCAGTCATCACGCAAACCAGAACGGATGATTCAATTGAGAGAAAGGTGGAGACTGTCGGTAAAAAACATACTCAAGTTGAAGCGATCGTAGTCGATCCTGTTACGAATAAAGAAGTAAAAATAGGTGAACAAGGTGAGCTTTGTACAAGAGGGTACCACGTGATGAAGGGTTATTACAAAATGCCGGAAGCTACTGCAGAAGCAATTGATTCAGAAGGATGGCTTCATACTGGTGATCTAGCAACTGTAGATGAGGAAGGATATTTCAGAATTACAGGCAGATTGAAAGATATGATTATACGCGGCGGGGAAAATGTTTATCCGAGAGAAGTTGAAGAGTTTTTATATGCTCATCCAGCTATCTTGGATGTCCAGGTAATTGGCGTACCGGATAAAAAATTTGGAGAAAAAGTAGCAGCGTGTATTCAGTTGAAAAAAGGATATAAAGTTTCAGCAGAAGAATTAAAAACGTATTGCAGCGGAAAAATCTCTAATTTTAAGATTCCGGAATACTACTTGTTTCTAGATGAATATCCTATGACAGCTTCTGGAAAAATACAAAAATATAAGCTGAGAGAACAAGCGTTAGAGGCTTTAACAGTGAGTTTTTCATGA
- the cccA gene encoding cytochrome c550 → MKRNPLIPFAIIGVIGIILMLTMGGYGVNNIHQASENKDKAAMDPQAIFKQNCSSCHGQNLEGGVGPKLANIGGKYSEKEIAEIVKNGKSGGMPAGVIKGEEAKIVVKWLSEKK, encoded by the coding sequence ATGAAGCGTAATCCACTCATTCCTTTTGCAATTATTGGAGTTATTGGAATTATTCTCATGCTTACAATGGGCGGATATGGTGTAAATAATATACACCAAGCAAGCGAAAATAAAGATAAGGCTGCTATGGATCCACAAGCTATCTTCAAACAAAACTGTTCTTCTTGTCACGGACAGAATCTTGAAGGTGGAGTAGGTCCTAAACTAGCCAACATTGGCGGCAAATATTCTGAAAAAGAAATTGCTGAAATCGTTAAAAACGGTAAAAGCGGCGGAATGCCAGCAGGTGTAATCAAAGGTGAAGAAGCAAAAATAGTTGTGAAGTGGCTTTCAGAAAAAAAATAA
- a CDS encoding tRNA (adenine(22)-N(1))-methyltransferase TrmK, giving the protein MNSEKLSNRLERVASYVPEGIVLADIGSDHAYLPCYLGLKNTIKKGIAGEITDGPFLSAKQQVKQNELNKVIEVRKGDGLSVLQEDEAEVITICGMGGALITSILENGKLKLGKTKRLILQPNVGAKTVRKWLLKENWVLIAEEILSEDGKIYEILIADREGKQPYTNKKEAELLLGPYLIRNQNKAFKEKWSGEVKLWNAILTQMENAKNVTSDSKKEELINNIKYVKEWME; this is encoded by the coding sequence GTGAATTCTGAAAAATTGTCCAATAGACTTGAAAGAGTAGCATCATATGTACCTGAAGGAATTGTATTAGCAGATATCGGGTCTGACCATGCCTACTTACCTTGTTATTTAGGATTGAAAAATACGATAAAAAAAGGGATTGCTGGAGAGATTACAGATGGACCATTTTTGTCAGCAAAACAACAAGTAAAACAAAACGAGCTAAATAAGGTTATTGAAGTTAGAAAAGGAGACGGATTATCAGTTCTTCAAGAAGACGAAGCTGAAGTCATTACCATATGCGGTATGGGAGGAGCACTTATTACCTCTATTCTTGAAAATGGTAAATTAAAACTGGGTAAAACTAAAAGGCTAATCTTACAGCCGAATGTAGGGGCGAAAACGGTTAGAAAATGGCTTTTAAAAGAAAACTGGGTGCTTATTGCTGAAGAAATTTTGTCTGAGGACGGTAAAATATATGAAATACTTATTGCTGACCGTGAAGGAAAACAGCCATACACAAATAAAAAAGAAGCAGAATTGCTGCTGGGTCCTTATTTAATAAGAAATCAAAACAAAGCATTTAAGGAAAAATGGTCAGGGGAAGTTAAGCTATGGAATGCTATTTTAACTCAAATGGAGAATGCTAAAAATGTAACATCTGATAGCAAAAAAGAAGAATTAATAAACAATATAAAATATGTAAAGGAGTGGATGGAATGA
- a CDS encoding Nif3-like dinuclear metal center hexameric protein, whose protein sequence is MTKTANGQFIISLLESFAPKKLAIEGDPIGLQIGSLNKPVHKVMIALDVLESVVDEAIQEEIDLIIAHHPLLYRPLKKIDTESSQGRIIEKLIKNEITVYAAHTNLDVTASGVNDWLSSALQLQQTEVLSPTYEEQLVKLSVFVPSSHSEAVRQAIGNAGAGHIGNYSHCTFSSNGFGTFTPLEGTNPYIGEKGKLEKTEEIKIETILPLKFQNQIISAMKKAHPYEEVAYDLYPLINKGNELGIGKIGLLQNEMNIEQFAEHVKKAFGIKNIRVVKGHNHSIKKVAVVGGDGNKYIYPAARKGADVLVTGDIYYHNAHDAQAEGLTIVDAGHHIERIMKSELKRVLEHELAERKYVTAVLESKIVTEPFTFM, encoded by the coding sequence ATGACGAAAACGGCTAACGGGCAGTTTATCATTTCACTGCTTGAAAGTTTTGCGCCAAAAAAATTAGCTATTGAAGGCGATCCGATTGGATTGCAAATTGGTTCATTAAATAAACCTGTTCATAAAGTAATGATCGCACTTGATGTATTGGAAAGTGTTGTAGATGAGGCTATTCAAGAAGAGATTGATTTAATTATTGCTCATCACCCTTTACTGTATCGCCCATTAAAAAAAATTGATACGGAATCATCACAAGGAAGAATAATTGAGAAACTCATTAAAAATGAAATTACTGTTTATGCAGCTCATACGAATTTAGATGTTACGGCGTCAGGCGTGAATGATTGGCTGTCAAGCGCTTTACAGCTCCAACAGACAGAAGTTCTTTCTCCAACCTATGAAGAACAGTTAGTGAAACTGAGTGTGTTTGTACCCTCATCACATAGTGAGGCTGTGAGACAGGCAATCGGAAATGCAGGTGCAGGCCACATAGGAAATTACAGCCATTGTACTTTTTCATCTAATGGATTTGGAACATTTACGCCGTTAGAGGGTACCAACCCATACATAGGAGAAAAGGGAAAGCTTGAAAAAACAGAAGAAATAAAAATTGAGACTATACTTCCTTTGAAATTTCAAAACCAAATCATTTCAGCAATGAAAAAAGCACATCCTTATGAAGAAGTGGCTTACGATTTATATCCTTTAATAAATAAGGGCAATGAGCTTGGAATTGGAAAGATTGGTTTACTCCAAAATGAAATGAATATCGAACAATTTGCCGAACATGTTAAGAAAGCCTTTGGAATTAAAAATATCAGAGTGGTAAAAGGTCATAACCATTCTATAAAAAAGGTAGCAGTAGTAGGGGGCGACGGAAATAAATATATTTATCCAGCAGCAAGAAAAGGGGCAGATGTATTAGTCACCGGAGATATTTATTATCATAATGCACATGATGCACAGGCTGAAGGTCTAACGATAGTTGATGCAGGACACCACATTGAAAGG